A genomic region of Kluyveromyces marxianus DMKU3-1042 DNA, complete genome, chromosome 5 contains the following coding sequences:
- the PHO13 gene encoding 4-nitrophenylphosphatase has protein sequence MTGTKANTPIKIQDKTSSLEFLKKFDTFLFDCDGVLWLGSHLLPDVVETLDYLKSLGKQLIFVTNNSTKSRPQYVKKFAGFGITVTEDQIFTSGYASALYVRDFLKLQPGKDKVWVFGESGIIDELTLMGFEALGAGDPRLDEPFDTNTSPFLKDGLDEDVKCVVAGLDTKVNYHRLAISLQYLRKPDVHFVATNIDSTFPQKGIILPGAGSTIQSLAYASDRTPEACGKPNLNMLNAIVKAKNLDRSRCCMVGDRLNTDIKFGETGGLGGTLLVLTGIETEERALDTAHEHPNPKYYASKLGDLYEFTHQ, from the coding sequence ATGACTGGTACGAAAGCGAATACACCTATTAAAATCCAGGACAAGACTAGCTCACTTGaatttctgaagaagtttGACACCTTTTTATTTGACTGTGATGGAGTGTTGTGGCTAGGTTCTCATTTGTTACCCGATGTTGTTGAGACATTAGATTACTTGAAAAGCTTAGGTAAACAACTTATATTCGTTACCAATAACTCCACTAAGTCCAGGCCTCAGTATGTCAAAAAGTTCGCAGGGTTTGGTATAACAGTGACTGAAGATCAGATTTTTACATCTGGTTATGCGTCAGCCCTATATGTCCGGGACTTCTTAAAACTTCAACCGGGAAAAGATAAAGTGTGGGTTTTTGGAGAATCTGGTATCATAGACGAATTGACCTTAATGGGTTTCGAAGCTTTAGGAGCAGGTGACCCAAGACTTGACGAACCATTTGATACCAATACTTCGCCATTCCTTAAGGACGGCTTGGACGAAGATGTGAAATGTGTCGTTGCTGGACTAGATACTAAAGTTAATTATCACAGATTGGCGATTTCTTTGCAATATCTAAGGAAACCTGATGTCCACTTTGTCGCTACTAACATTGATTCGACTTTCCCCCAGAAAGGAATTATTCTTCCAGGAGCTGGTTCTACCATCCAATCTTTGGCTTATGCTAGTGATAGAACACCCGAAGCATGCGGCAAACCAAACCTTAATATGCTCAATGCAATTGTAAAGGCTAAGAACTTAGATAGATCCAGATGTTGCATGGTTGGTGATAGGCTAAATACAGATATAAAGTTTGGTGAGACCGGGGGGTTGGGTGGAACCTTATTAGTATTGACAGGAattgaaacagaagaaaggGCTTTGGATACCGCACACGAGCATCCTAACCCAAAGTATTATGCTTCTAAACTAGGAGACCTTTATGAATTCACCCATCAATAG
- the ALG9 gene encoding dolichyl-P-Man:Man(6)GlcNAc(2)-PP-dolichol alpha-1,2-mannosyltransferase: protein MVLRDEKCKLYGPLLLAFLFVSRVFIQPYYSLISDCDETFNYWEPLNLLVRGFGKQTWEYSPEYSIRSWAFLLPLFSILKPLNELIEKKVLLFYAARSVLGIVSFIFEYALSKELQTSMSIQVSNMWLLFQLFNPGWFHSSVELLPSSFAMITTLGYLKYTLRYLSNGTESAFVKSIFFVLLGGILGWPFSLVLSVTSCIHYAVTHRFIDTLRASFSSFFVFCLVSSIVTTIDSIFYGKFTVVPLNIVTYNVFAAGEKSGPNIFGVEPWHYYVQNLLLNFPITTLIFAIIGFTHLSIWPISGSLFIWFNVFFAQPHKEERFLYPIYGIISLLSAVGLYHVSSTIRWNRIKKLLKFVIFGLTLLQSMARIIALVNNYTAPIQIYAALPNCASETVVCTGREWYHFPTSLLLPDNYRLEFVQSGFDGLLPGNFKETGSIEDRIRYIPEGMNNENIFDSSKLVDITTCDYYVDLNLPSNNPRDIVNPTETNDWHPLLCRNFVDVSSSKFLGRAFQVPEKLLSILPQPVLSVISKYYGVKYVDYCIFSRVEQEV, encoded by the coding sequence ATGGTATTGCGAGACGAGAAGTGCAAGCTATACGGACCTTTACTTTTGGcctttttgtttgtatcTCGTGTCTTCATACAACCATACTACTCTTTAATATCAGATTGTGATGAAACGTTCAATTATTGGGAACCATTAAACCTTTTGGTGAGAGGATTTGGAAAGCAGACATGGGAATACTCTCCGGAGTATTCGATTAGATCATGGGCTTTTTTGTTACCATTATTTAGCATCTTAAAACCGCTTAATGAActaattgaaaagaaagttttattgttttatgCTGCCAGGTCAGTGTTGGGTATTGttagttttattttcgAATATGCATTAAGCAAAGAATTACAAACTTCAATGTCTATTCAAGTTTCTAATATGTGGcttttgtttcaattgTTTAATCCAGGTTGGTTCCATTCTAGTGTTGAACTACTTCCTTCGTCATTTGCTATGATTACCACCCTTGGTTACCTAAAGTATACCCTACGTTACTTATCCAATGGCACAGAATCTGCATTTGTgaaatcaattttttttgttctattGGGAGGTATTTTAGGATGGCCCTTTTCCTTGGTACTCTCGGTCACCAGCTGCATCCATTATGCTGTAACACACAGGTTTATAGACACCTTAAGAGCAAGtttttcatcttttttcGTGTTTTGCTTAGTCTCTTCAATAGTCACCACAATCGATTCTATATTCTATGGAAAATTCACTGTTGTGCCGCTTAACATTGTAACTTATAATGTTTTCGCAGCGGGGGAAAAATCGGGCCCTAATATTTTTGGTGTTGAACCATGGCATTATTATGTGCAAAACTTATTACTGAACTTTCCTATCACTACATTAATATTTGCAATTATTGGATTTACCCATCTCTCCATTTGGCCCATCTCAGGATCCCTCTTCATTTGgtttaatgtttttttcGCTCAACCGCATAAGGAAGAACGTTTCTTATACCCCATTTATGGGAtcatttctcttctttccgCAGTGGGTCTATACCACGTCTCATCAACTATTCGCTGGAATCGTATAAAGAAGTTGCTTAAATTCGTTATATTTGGACTGACTTTACTCCAATCAATGGCCCGTATCATTGCATTGGTTAATAATTATACCGCTCCTATTCAGATTTATGCTGCTCTTCCAAACTGTGCTTCTGAGACAGTAGTTTGTACAGGCCGCGAGTGGTACCATTTCCCTACTTCATTACTTTTACCAGATAACTATAGATTAGAATTCGTCCAGTCTGGGTTTGACGGGTTATTACCAGGGAACTTTAAAGAGACTGGGTCAATAGAGGACAGAATAAGATATATCCCTGAAGGAATGAACaatgaaaatatatttgattcttcaaaattaGTTGATATCACTACATGTGACTATTATGTTGACTTGAACTTACCATCTAATAATCCGAGAGATATTGTAAATCCGACTGAAACTAATGATTGGCATCCGCTATTGTGCAGAAACTTTGTCGATGTATCCTCTTCTAAGTTCCTAGGAAGAGCATTTCAAGTACCAGAAAAACTTTTATCAATACTTCCCCAGCCAGTCTTGTCTGTGATATCAAAGTACTACGGGGTCAAATATGTTGATTATTGTATTTTCTCTCGAGTTGAACAAGAGGTATAA
- the ADE12 gene encoding adenylosuccinate synthase — translation MVNVVLGSQWGDEGKGKLVDLLVGKYDIVARSAGGNNAGHTIVVDGVKYDFHMLPSGLVNPNCQNLIGNGVVIHIPSFFEELENLEKKGLKNARSRLFISSRAHLVFDFHQRTDKLRELELSGASKDGKNIGTTGKGIGPTYSTKASRSGIRVHHLVNDDPNAWEVFETRYRRLLETRQKRYGPFEYDADEELRRYKVYKEQLKPFVVDSIPFLHNAIKLNKKILVEGANALMLDIDFGTYPYVTSSNTGIGGVITGLGLPPRTIEKIFGVVKAYTTRVGEGPFPTEQLNEYGDMLQTIGAEYGVTTGRKRRCGWLDLVVLKYSTLINGFTSLNITKLDVLDTFKEIKIAVSYSYKGKKLESFPEDLLILANVDVEYVTLPGWEQDITKITEYEDLPENAKKYLKFIEDFLEVPIEWVGTGPSRDSMLHKDVQV, via the coding sequence ATGGTCAATGTTGTTTTAGGTTCCCAATGGGGGGACGAAGGTAAAGGTAAGCTAGTCGATTTGTTAGTTGGGAAGTATGATATTGTTGCTCGTTCAGCAGGTGGTAATAATGCAGGTCATACCATCGTTGTGGATGGAGTTAAATATGACTTCCATATGCTGCCTTCCGGTTTGGTAAATCCAAATTGTCAGAATTTAATCGGTAATGGTGTTGTTATCCAcattccttctttctttgagGAATTAGAAaatttggagaagaaaggGCTCAAAAATGCTAGATCTAGATTGTTTATTTCCTCTAGAGCTCATTTAGTGTTCGattttcatcaaagaaCTGACAAATTAAGAGAACTTGAATTATCTGGTGCTTCGAAGGACGGTAAGAATATTGGTACTACCGGGAAAGGTATTGGCCCAACCTATTCTACTAAGGCTTCTAGATCTGGTATCAGAGTTCATCATTTGGTAAATGATGACCCTAATGCTTGGGAAGTCTTTGAAACAAGATACAGAAGATTACTCGAAACAAGACAAAAACGTTACGGTCCATTTGAATATGATGCTGACGAAGAATTGCGCCGTTACAAAGTTTACAAAGAGCAATTGAAACCTTTTGTCGTTGATTCAATTCCTTTCCTTCATAACGCTATTAagttaaacaaaaaaatcCTAGTTGAAGGTGCTAATGCATTGATGTTAgatattgattttggtACTTACCCTTATGTTACCAGTTCTAATACCGGCATTGGAGGCGTTATTACTGGTCTTGGTTTACCTCCACGCACCATCGAAAAAATTTTTGGTGTTGTTAAGGCTTACACTACAAGAGTTGGTGAGGGCCCATTCCCTACTGAGCAATTGAATGAGTATGGTGACATGCTACAAACTATTGGTGCTGAATATGGTGTTACAACAGGCCGTAAGCGTCGTTGCGGATGGTTGGACTTAGTCGTTCTGAAGTATTCTACTCTAATCAACGGttttacttctttgaacATCACTAAACTTGATGTTTTGGATACTTTCaaggaaatcaaaattGCTGTATCTTACTCGTATAAGGGTAAGAAACTAGAATCCTTCCCAGAAGACTTGTTAATCTTGGCCAATGTAGATGTCGAATATGTTACTTTACCTGGATGGGAACAAGACATCACAAAAATCACTGAATATGAAGACTTACCAGAGAACGCTAAGAAATACTTGAAATTCATTGAGGATTTCTTAGAGGTGCCTATCGAATGGGTTGGTACTGGTCCATCCAGAGATTCTATGTTGCATAAAGACGTCCAAGTTTGA
- the POP1 gene encoding ribonuclease P/MRP protein subunit POP1 encodes MPPKSLTKSQQFKRDKVRNARQIRSEASSVNPEEFSESGSILNIPSFVSSRKYEIKQLQQAVHNSKQSSSTRIFQVLPRKLRRRTASHNVKRIPKRLRHRALKEMKKSQQQFTQGTRHLFDKRKHGLSSRKLYRARMMVNLLRLASKTQSMKLGIPQDLPTTNGTLRSRIRLLQKEIKAARSINSRKLNNKLGSYDSTGFNTLAEKPLGRVKYMKRQKVFTWLPTHIWNAKRSHMFKRWGFHLPWSPTQKIFRLTHRLAGNVATSDGAMMCDTSFMCDMIIQCKDHNKLKKLVQQLTKGRASLPKYINRQLFTGLMYLDSECVGPCSLLWCTPNSILIRLHPSIYVQVFGHLNSELDSNEFCVQDCRFSLGSITITGGKSLYALSHILRSASTSESYRQFKLVSSVTDTTVLPQKIMFAFDAIDPRFLVNPKACSKKSQLTEDDILSLENQSVEEEISETLNKLVDAEGRNESYRGQSTLKQLAARRAAMKSSTGHSNLIPSNNNDSRIPILLLKEHESQQWTLIIPWFWVLPFWYQLNKVNRVYHMGIKQFQQLAFEQRRLNFPIDYPFTQVGYDEDVVYKKDVLQKLWNRKPPSKRLNYMKLGSLHKESLVKGELGSPFCCDWNFLRILQNGLKFLGKEKLDYMNPSRTSTFDVDSGTISVRHVIDIFKLYEKNRESTSLPVHIFQGTVETIVEHSIISKSLPIIPVSCSLIGRGHPKDHARIYAIPEEDKSYWTNVLKGTLKSNGKIKHDNIQPVPHCFNLIGYLTSGSFNLSQGRGSGVGFVSAYALQDKNENLFLIRNCGETVYRLVKLYQLQI; translated from the coding sequence ATGCCCCCCAAGAGTCTAACCAAAAGTCAACAATTCAAGCGAGATAAGGTTAGAAATGCTCGACAAATAAGATCAGAAGCATCATCAGTGAATCCCGAAGAGTTTTCTGAATCAGGTTCAATTCTTAATATACCTTCATTCGTGTCTTCTAGAAAATATGAAATCAAACAATTGCAACAAGCTGTACATAATTCGAAGCAATCCTCTTCAACAAGGATTTTCCAAGTGCTTCCTCGGAAActtagaagaagaactgcTTCCCATAATGTGAAAAGGATTCCTAAAAGGCTTAGACATCGTGCATTGAAAGAGATGAAAAAGAGTCAACAGCAGTTCACTCAAGGAACTCGTCATCTTTTCGATAAACGAAAGCATGGTCTCTCGTCCAGAAAACTTTATAGGGCAAGAATGATGGTTAATTTATTGAGATTAGCATCAAAAACTCAATCTATGAAGCTGGGTATTCCTCAGGATCTTCCAACCACAAATGGTACTCTAAGGTCAAGAATCAGACTGTTgcaaaaggaaataaaaGCTGCCCGATCTATTAACTCACGAAaactcaacaacaaacttGGCTCATATGATAGCACAGGTTTCAACACCCTGGCAGAGAAACCTCTTGGTCGTGTGAAGTACatgaaaagacaaaaggTGTTTACATGGCTTCCTACTCATATATGGAACGCTAAAAGATCACATATGTTTAAGAGGTGGGGATTTCATCTTCCTTGGTCTCCAACccaaaaaatattcagATTAACACATCGGTTAGCAGGAAATGTCGCCACATCAGATGGTGCTATGATGTGTGACACCAGTTTCATGTGTGATATGATCATACAATGTAAAGATCACaataaactaaaaaaaCTCGTACAACAGCTAACCAAAGGACGAGCATCTCTTCCCAAGTATATCAATAGGCAGCTTTTCACGGGCTTGATGTATCTAGACAGTGAATGTGTTGGACCATGTAGTTTGCTATGGTGCACTCCTAACTCAATTTTGATACGTCTCCATCCTTCCATATACGTTCAGGTTTTCGGACATCTCAACTCTGAGTTGGACTCAAATGAATTCTGCGTTCAAGACTGTCGTTTTTCATTAGGATCAATTACCATCACTGGTGGTAAATCATTATATGCGTTATCACACATCTTACGATCAGCAAGTACATCTGAGTCGTATCGTCAGTTCAAATTAGTATCATCTGTTACAGACACTACTGTGTTACCACAAAAGATAATGTTTGCTTTTGATGCTATTGATCCTCGATTCTTAGTGAACCCGAAAGCGTGCTCTAAAAAATCACAGCTCACTGAGGatgatattctttcatTAGAAAATCagtctgttgaagaagaaatatcgGAAACTCTCAACAAGCTGGTAGATGCAGAAGGACGGAATGAATCATATAGGGGTCAAAGCACGCTCAAACAACTAGCAGCAAGGCGCGCTGCTATGAAGTCATCAACTGGTCACTCAAACTTAATCCcttctaataataatgattcAAGAATACCGattctgttgttgaaagaacATGAATCTCAACAATGGACCTTAATAATACCATGGTTTTGGGTTTTACCGTTTTGGTATCAACTCAATAAGGTGAATCGCGTATATCACATGGGAATAAAACAATTCCAGCAGTTGGCCTTTGAACAAAGGCGCTTAAACTTCCCCATTGATTATCCATTTACACAGGTTGGttacgatgaagatgtagtatataaaaaagaTGTCCTACAGAAACTTTGGAATCGTAAACCACCATCTAAAAGACTTAATTATATGAAATTAGGTTCTCTTCATAAAGAATCCTTAGTTAAAGGTGAGTTAGGATCTCCGTTTTGTTGTGATTGGAATTTCCTTAGAATTTTGCAAAATGGTTTAAAATTTCtgggaaaagaaaaacttgaTTATATGAACCCATCTAGAACCAGTACGTTTGATGTTGATAGTGGAACAATAAGCGTTAGACACGTCATCGATATATTCAAACTATACGAAAAAAACAGAGAGAGTACAAGCCTTCCAGTGCATATATTCCAAGGAACAGTGGAAACAATTGTTGAGCATTCAATTATTTCTAAATCATTACCTATCATCCCAGTAAGTTGCTCACTAATCGGAAGAGGTCACCCAAAAGATCACGCCCGCATATATGcaattccagaagaagataaatCATATTGGACCAACGTTTTGAAGGGTACTCTGAAGAGTAATGGGAAAATCAAGCATGACAATATACAACCAGTACCTCATTGCTTCAATCTCATTGGATATTTAACAAGCGGTTCATTTAATTTATCACAGGGAAGAGGTTCAGGAGTTGGATTTGTATCGGCTTATGCCCTTCAggacaaaaatgaaaatctCTTTCTAATTAGAAATTGTGGAGAAACTGTATATAGGTTGGTGAAGTTGTATCAATTACAGATTTGA